The following are from one region of the Vanessa cardui chromosome 3, ilVanCard2.1, whole genome shotgun sequence genome:
- the LOC124543799 gene encoding organic cation transporter protein-like isoform X2 — protein MTATSNNRAGSEDIFQEFEKFRSFQLFQYILVCLTLVTVSMMHVNYIFVAEDTEHRCLVSECEGTKPSVEIPDWWPKDVNARCLKPVVDMQKYDKANQTCSNNTFLEILEECHEWVYENNNSIVAELNLGCQSWKSTLVGGVHNAGMVVSMIITGWIADKIGRKPTIILCSVGGLVGLFKIFITNFYVYLGVEFLESVLVSGLYTVAVVLLIELGGDSKRVLAGVIFSYAVYVGEVLFAFIAMGLKYWKLLIIVVYAPTVLYSFYALLLKESIRWQMIRGKSTEAKSTLKIVAKMNNLKVTSKEIDDISDEDLRKKFDVVIQKQKETIKDILASKETMLRLSVTSFCFFTSSFVYYGLIVHSVLLPGNKYINFVLSSLTAFPGDYLAFLCFKKFGRNISLRCAYICSAAFLIAQTYTPESLSWLKVVLFLFGKLGVAFCFTGVYTYSLELFPTSVRGTLVGCGNTAARVGSMLAPLTPLLVNELDALPAILFSSTAVIAALLLTFTPETKTLPLFDTIAQIEHHKSKVMTHL, from the exons ATGACCGCGACTTCCAATAACCGTGCGGGTTCCGAAGATATTTTTCAAGAATTCGAAAAGTTCAGAAGTTTTCaattgtttcaatatattttagtatgtttAACACTTGTTACGGTTTCTATGATGcacgttaattatatatttgttgctGAAGATACTGAACACAG ATGTCTGGTGTCAGAATGCGAAGGTACAAAGCCAAGTGTAGAGATACCAGATTGGTGGCCGAAAGATGTGAATGCCAGGTGTTTGAAACCGGTTGTAGATATGCAAAAATATGACAAAGCAAACCAAACATGTTCCAATAACACGTTTCTAGAGATATTGGAGGAATGCCACGAGTGGGTATATGAAAACAACAACTCCATCGTTGCTGAG ctgAATTTGGGTTGCCAGTCGTGGAAATCGACTCTCGTCGGCGGTGTACACAATGCCGGAATGGTTGTATCAATGATAATCACGGGATGGATAGCTgacaa aattggaAGAAAGCCCACTATTATTCTTTGCTCGGTTGGTGGTTTAGTCGGCTTGTTCAAAATATTCATCactaatttttatgtatacctTGGAGTCGAGTTCTTGGAATCAGTTCTCGTATCAGGACTTTATACGGTTGCTGTAGTCTTgt tAATAGAACTTGGTGGAGATTCAAAACGAGTTTTGGCTGGTGTAATCTTTTCATATGCAGTTTACGTTGGAGAAGTACTATTTGCATTCATAGCAATGGGTTTGAAATATTGGAAGCTCCTGATCATAGTTGTATATGCCCCAACGGTACTTTATAGTTTTTACGCCCTATTGCTCAAAGAGAGTATTAGATGGCAAATGATAAGAGGAAAGTCAACAGAAGCGAAAAGCACGTTAAAAATAGTTGCAAAAATGaacaatttaaaagtaacaagCAAAGAAATTGACGATATAAGCGATGAAGATTTACGTAAAAAGTTCGATGTCGTAATACAGAAACAGAAAGAGACCATTAAAGATATTCTAGCTTCGAAAGAGACAATGCTACGTTTATCTGTCACGTCTTTCTGCTTTTTTACGTCTAGTTTCGTATATTATGGTCTAATAGTACATTCAGTATTGCTACCtggtaataaatacataaatttcgTACTATCATCATTGACAGCTTTTCCTGGAGATTACTTAgcgtttttatgttttaaaaagtttGGGCGAAATATATCTTTGAGATGTGCCTATATTTGCTCCGCGGCATTCCTAATTGCTCAGACTTACACCCCTGaat CTTTATCCTGGCTGAAGGtggtgttatttttatttggaaagTTGGGAGTTGCATTCTGCTTTACGGGAGTTTACACTTACAGTTTAGAATTATTCCCGACCAGCGTTCGGGGAACTCTCGTTGGATGTGGCAATACAGCAGCTAGGGTTGGCAGTATGTTGGCGCCGCTAACTCCTTTATTG GTGAATGAGCTGGATGCTCTACCGGCAATCCTCTTCTCTTCAACCGCAGTTATAGCAGCTCTGCTACTTACGTTTACGCCTGAAACAAAAACCTTGCCATTGTTTGACACGATTGCCCAAATAGAACATCACAAGTCTAAAGTTATGACACATTTATAA
- the LOC124543786 gene encoding histone-lysine N-trimethyltransferase SMYD5 — protein sequence MEGFEIRISNSKKGKGLFATKQFNEGDIILEEEPLVSCQFAWNAAYRYLACDHCMRPLETPEQNVIRLSGKPDILLPHSNCFEDDLLNITSCNQCGILYCSEECKVNSLAIYHRTLCYIQNDAHHPINLLIETWKQIHYPPETANIMLLVRILAYIQQHSDPASAAATIKQFCHRTVNEDAELVHKVLGDEFSGQLNTLREMTANVINGEYIQEFLTPEGFCSLMALVGTNSQGIGTSPLSLWVTSVSQLTMSDDERQQLDMFIDKLYQYVEEESGQFLNTEGSGLFRLQSACNHSCAPNAESSFPYGNHRIQLRALKPIMPGQEIFISYLDDCTLQRSRHSRQKELAENYLFMCWCERCSSQSSEPDCTSEEDNSEEEIDADD from the exons atggaAGGATTTGAGATAAGGATATCTAATAGCAAAAAG GGAAAGGGGCTGTTTGCAACTAAGCAATTTAATGAAGGCGACATTATTTTAGAAGAAGAGCCTTTAGTATCTTGTCAATTTGCCTGGAATGCAGCCTACAGATACTTAGCATGTGATCATTGCATgag ACCTCTGGAGACACCGGAACAAAATGTCATACGTTTATCAGGCAAACCAGACATTTTATTGCCACATTCCAATTGCTTTGAAGATGATCTGCTAAACATTACGAGTTGCAACCAATGTGGTATACTGTATTGTTCCGAAGAATGTAAAGTGAACTCTTTAGCCATTTATCATCGCACTTTGTGTTATATACAGAATGATGCACATCATCCAATAAATTTGCTCATAGAGACATGGAA acaAATCCATTATCCTCCAGAAACAGCAAATATAATGCTTCTAGTTCGAATATTGGCATATATACAGCAACATTCCGATCCAGCATCTGCTGCTGCAACAATCAAGCAATTCTGTCACAGAACTGTTAATGAAGATGCTGAATTAGTCCATAAAGTATTGGGGGATGAGTTTAGTGGTCAATTGAATACTCTGAGGGAAATGACAGCAAATGTTATTAATGGAGAATATATACAAGAG TTCCTAACTCCTGAAGGATTCTGCTCTCTGATGGCTTTAGTGGGGACTAATAGTCAGGGTATTGGCACAAGTCCCCTTTCACTTTGGGTCACTTCAGTGTCACAGTTGACCATGTCTGATGATGAACGACAACAGCTTGATATGTTTATCGATAAACTGTATCAGTATGTTGAGGAAG AGTCTGGTCAATTCCTAAACACAGAAGGTTCTGGATTGTTCCGATTGCAGAGTGCTTGCAATCACAGCTGTGCGCCAAATGCTGAATCCTCATTTCCATACGGAAATCACAGGATACAACTGAGAGCATTGAAACCAATAATGCCGGGACAGGAAATATTCATAAGTTATCTTGATGACTGTACTCTCCAAAGATCAAGGCATTCAAGACAGaag GAATTAGCCGAGAACTACCTGTTTATGTGTTGGTGTGAGCGTTGTAGTTCTCAAAGTTCGGAGCCAGATTGTACCAGCGAGGAGGATAATAGTGAGGAAGAGATTGATGCGGATGACTGA